From a single Nymphaea colorata isolate Beijing-Zhang1983 chromosome 4, ASM883128v2, whole genome shotgun sequence genomic region:
- the LOC116252303 gene encoding methyl jasmonate esterase 1-like isoform X1 gives MEEKKPHFVLVHGSCHGAWCWFKLASLLRKAGHEVSVIDLKASGIHPAMPDQVVSVADYSQPLLDLLDSIAADERVVLVGHSFGGFSIALAADKFPAKVSVAVFLAAFMPHPSISPSHILHNYFVEKGGVDSEQISTDDHSKPTIPTTIQFDAELMRSRFYNNCSYEDYTLATSLVRAAPFYRDDLSRHDFVSEGNYGRTKRVYAVCKDDQAIKESFQRWMIETSPVDEVVEIEGADHMAMLSKPHELCSHLLKIAESYD, from the exons atggaggagaagaaACCGCACTTCGTCTTGGTCCATGGATCCTGCCATGGTGCTTGGTGTTGGTTCAAGCTGGCTTCCTTGCTGAGAAAGGCCGGCCATGAGGTGAGCGTCATCGATCTGAAAGCGTCCGGCATCCATCCGGCGATGCCCGATCAGGTGGTCAGCGTTGCCGACTACAGTCAGCCTCTGTTGGACCTACTCGACTCCATTGCCGCCGATGAAAGGGTGGTGTTGGTCGGCCACAGCTTCGGTGGCTTCAGCATAGCCCTTGCGGCGGACAAGTTCCCAGCCAAAGTCTCTGTTGCCGTCTTTCTTGCCGCCTTTATGCCCCATCCTTCCATCTCACCTTCACATATTCTACACAAC TACTTTGTTGAGAAGGGTGGCGTAGACTCGGAGCAGATATCTACCGACGATCACAGCAAGCCCACTATCCCCACCACAATTCAGTTTGACGCTGAACTCATGCGCTCCCGCTTCTACAACAACTGCTCCTATGAG GACTATACTTTAGCAACAAGCCTAGTGAGAGCAGCGCCCTTCTACAGAGATGATTTATCGAGACATGATTTTGTTTCGGAGGGGAACTATGGGCGTACAAAGCGGGTTTATGCGGTGTGCAAAGATGATCAAGCGATCAAAGAGAGCTTCCAGCGCTGGATGATAGAGACGAGCCCTGTGGATGAGGTGGTGGAGATTGAGGGAGCCGATCACATGGCCATGCTCTCGAAGCCCCATGAACTTTGCTCCCACCTCCTCAAGATCGCTGAATCTTACGATTAA